Proteins from a genomic interval of Oceanispirochaeta crateris:
- a CDS encoding MerR family transcriptional regulator — MAAQLSGLTDLSIRTWENRYQAVKPKRSSGNQRLYSDEDVKRLSILAKGVKTGLRISTLVQMTNKEIEESIQKKLDRYENNYIHLAHKALKNLELNQLNELFESASIEMGVIQAMDEVIFPFMNQLGEHWNKGELNIYQEHLASETVNSFLNNQLRSYQSSKQNPIALIATLPGQVHNLGAAASAVTAAIAGFHTLNLGYELPSEELIKITKKSHAAVLGISIVFPGNTSLVRKELEVLHKKTPDHCRLILGGCSSRAFNTKQVFHESRDLQHFKEILLDFRNVITNGPEKNDLYRNKKE; from the coding sequence ATGGCAGCTCAATTGAGCGGATTAACAGACCTCTCTATCCGAACATGGGAGAACAGATACCAAGCCGTAAAACCTAAAAGAAGCTCTGGCAACCAGAGGTTATATTCAGATGAAGATGTTAAGAGGTTGTCCATATTAGCCAAAGGGGTAAAAACCGGACTCCGTATCAGTACATTAGTTCAAATGACCAATAAAGAGATTGAAGAATCGATTCAAAAAAAACTGGACAGGTATGAAAACAACTACATACACCTTGCCCATAAAGCTCTTAAGAACTTAGAACTAAATCAATTAAACGAGCTTTTTGAGTCGGCCTCCATAGAAATGGGAGTCATTCAGGCTATGGATGAAGTGATTTTTCCTTTTATGAATCAGTTGGGAGAACACTGGAACAAAGGAGAATTAAATATTTACCAGGAACACCTGGCTAGTGAAACAGTAAATTCATTTTTAAACAACCAGTTACGATCCTATCAAAGTTCAAAACAGAACCCTATTGCTCTAATTGCTACACTTCCAGGACAGGTTCATAATCTGGGAGCCGCGGCATCGGCTGTAACGGCCGCAATTGCCGGTTTTCATACACTAAATTTAGGCTACGAACTCCCCTCTGAAGAGTTGATTAAGATAACCAAAAAATCCCATGCCGCCGTGCTGGGCATCAGTATCGTATTCCCTGGAAATACAAGTCTTGTCAGAAAAGAGCTCGAAGTGCTTCATAAAAAAACTCCGGATCATTGCCGTTTGATTCTGGGAGGCTGTTCCTCAAGAGCCTTTAATACAAAACAAGTCTTTCATGAGAGCCGTGATCTGCAGCACTTCAAAGAAATCCTGCTTGATTTTCGGAACGTGATTACAAACGGCCCAGAAAAGAATGATTTATATAGAAACAAAAAGGAGTGA